A genome region from Arachis duranensis cultivar V14167 chromosome 8, aradu.V14167.gnm2.J7QH, whole genome shotgun sequence includes the following:
- the LOC107460571 gene encoding probable trehalose-phosphate phosphatase C, which produces MNYMFILIATFKIIKTKITKLQEAMGVPTSHSTKRITQPIFKVKEEASLTDSNERTLIRRRILMDSNNNDTCSFSLPYDSWMVKHPSALHSFDRLMNSAMGKRIIVFLDYDGTLSPIVNDPDRAFMSDEMRAAVREVATYFPTAIISGRSREKVKDFVKLNNLYYAGSHGMDIMAPLMAIGSSNAKHCDMNLNTKGNGVPFQPAKKFLPAIQQIVRRLENEVKDIKGARVEDNGFCLSVHFRQVQEQDYGVLEKKVKCVLEENPQFRLTEGKKVLEIRPSIEWNKGNAVEYFLDTLGLNSSTNILPLYIGDDRTDEDAFKVIKRRGQGYPILVSSIPRETNAFYSLRDPSEVLIFLTKLAKWMKSSSIPKPCP; this is translated from the exons ATGAACTATATGTTTATTCTCATTGCCACTTTCAAG ATTATAAAGACGAAGATAACGAAATTACAAGAGGCAATGGGAGTTCCAACATCACACAGCACTAAAAGGATAACACAACCTATTTTCAAAGTAAAAGAAGAGGCATCATTAACAGATTCTAACGAACGCACTCTAATTCGTCGAAGGATTCTCATGGATTCCAATAATAATGACACGTGTTCCTTCTCCTTACCCTACGATTCATGGATG GTAAAGCACCCTTCAGCATTGCACTCATTTGATAGATTGATGAACTCAGCAATGGGGAAGAGGATCATCGTTTTCCTAGACTATGATGGCACCTTATCACCAATTGTCAATGACCCTGATCGAGCTTTCATGTCTGATGAg ATGCGTGCTGCAGTCCGTGAAGTTGCTACTTATTTTCCAACAGCAATAATCAGTGGAAGAAGCAGAGAAAAg gtAAAAGATTTTGTGaagttaaataatttatattatgctGGGAGCCATGGAATGGACATAATGGCACCATTAATGGCAATTGGATCTTCTAATGCTAAGCATTGTGACATGAACCTTAACACAAAA ggCAATGGAGTGCCCTTTCAACCCGCCAAGAAGTTTTTGCCGGCAATTCAGCAG ATAGTTAGAAGATTAGAGAATGAAGTAAAGGATATAAAAGGTGCAAGGGTAGAGGACAATGGATTCTGTCTCTCTGTACATTTTCGACAAGTTCAAGAACAG GATTATGGTGTTTTGGAGAAGAAAGTGAAATGTGTGCTTGAAGAGAATCCACAATTTCGGTTAACTGAGGGTAAAAAGGTCTTGGAAATAAGACCAtccatagaatggaacaaaggcAATGCTGTTGAGTATTTTCTTGACACTTTAGGCTTAAATTCTTCTACCAATATCCTTCCTCTCTATATTGGAGATGATCGAACTGATGAAGATGCATTTAAG GTAATAAAGAGAAGAGGTCAAGGGTATCCAATTCTAGTGTCTTCAATTCCAAGAGAAACAAATGCTTTCTACTCTTTGCGTGACCCATCAGAAGTACTAATCTTCTTGACAAAGCTTGCAAAATGGATGAAAAGCTCTTCTATCCCAAAACCATGCCCTTAA
- the LOC107460535 gene encoding uncharacterized protein LOC107460535, giving the protein MSQSHPLLPLMQNSGPNCESVPVGFGEHPRHHKLGTGTFIPDPESYKQRVKFHARKRNYDRPREGRFNYEYERTNSGGADYNYGNLVWKPVEIKRYTNIGNHKEASSSSTAGTNSEKDFAHSSSNQPSSPNISGVNMKDSTSQ; this is encoded by the exons ATGAGTCAGAGTCATCCCTTGCTTCCTCTGATGCAAAATTCTGGACCCAATTGTGAGAGTGTTCCAGTTGGTTTTGGTGAGCATCCAAGACATCATAAACTTGGGACTGGGACATTTATTCCAGATCCAGAGAGTTACAAG CAAAGGGTTAAATTTCATGCAAGAAAGCGTAATTATGACCGTCCTAGGGAAGGTAGGTTCAATTACGAATATGAAAGGACAAATAGTGGTGGTGCTGACTATAATTATGGGAACCTTGTATGGAAGCCAGTGGAGATTAAGCGTTACACGAATATTGGAAACCATAAAGAAGCATCCAGTTCTTCAACTGCTG GTACAAATTCTGAAAAGGATTTTGCACATTCTTCTTCTAATCAGCCATCATCCCCCAATATTAGCGG GGTTAATATGAAAGACTCTACCTCTCAATGA